From Miscanthus floridulus cultivar M001 chromosome 15, ASM1932011v1, whole genome shotgun sequence, the proteins below share one genomic window:
- the LOC136509651 gene encoding uncharacterized protein produces the protein MLSVQAATAPMAKKEASAEDANKSMAALMSLLRATMSEEKNAGGAAAAIGGTGEEKVEWLRSQLIGKDAEFDTPFGRRAMTYTDQTASGRSLRYIEDYLVKEVLPFYGNTHTEDSHVGSKTTRLVHKAARYVKRCVGAGPGDALLFCGSGTTAAIKRLQEVMGIAVPSVELRARVAAQLRAEERWVVFVGPYEHHSNLLSWRRSLAEVVEIGVDADSGLLDVAALRRAVASPEFVNRPMLGSFSACSNVTGVVTDTRHIARVLHEHGAFACFDFAASGPYVKIDMKSGEIDGYDAVFLSPHKFVGGPGTPGILVMNKALYRLNSQPPSTCGGGTVSYVNGFNEEDTLYYDDIEEREDAGTPPILQKIRASLAFWVKEYIGYDRMSLREQVYSEMAMKRLVSNPNIRVLGNTDVERLPIFSFLIYPPVTNNPLSEAAAADELGCKRLPLHGRFVTRLLNDLFGIQARGGCACAGPYGHTLLNIKNDLSLRIRSAILEGYSGLKPGWTRLSFAYYLSKEEFNFILAAIEFIALYGHRFLPLYKFDWITGDWTFRKQAIKYHIMKEELALATGLHLLAENGQPKVSDKLTKKPGVSHDKFESYLEHAEKIALSLPDISQQTVSIPRGVDPDLVLFHI, from the exons ATGCTATCTGTGCAAGCAGCCACGGCGCCCATGGCGAAGAAGGAGGCATCGGCAGAGGACGCCAATAAGAGCATGGCCGCCCTGATGAGCCTGCTCCGTGCAACCATGTCGGAGGAAAAAAACGCCGGCGGTGCGGCGGCAGCCATCGGCGGAACCGGGGAAGAGAAGGTGGAGTGGCTCCGGTCGCAGCTCATCGGCAAGGACGCCGAGTTCGACACGCCGTTCGGCCGCCGCGCGATGACGTACACCGACCAAACGGCGTCCGGCCGGAGCCTGCGCTACATCGAGGACTACCTCGTCAAAGAGGTCCTCCCCTTCTACGGCAACACGCACACGGAGGACAGCCACGTCGGGAGCAAGACGACGCGGCTGGTGCACAAGGCGGCGCGCTACGTGAAGCGCTGCGTGGGTGCCGGCCCCGGCGACGCTCTGCTCTTCTGCGGCTCCGGCACCACGGCGGCCATCAAGCGGCTGCAGGAGGTGATGGGCATCGCCGTGCCCTCCGTCGAGCTGCGCGCCCGCGTCGCGGCGCAGCTGCGCGCCGAGGAGCGGTGGGTGGTCTTCGTGGGGCCCTACGAGCACCACTCCAACCTGCTGTCGTGGCGCCGGAGCCTCGCCGAGGTCGTCGAGATCGGCGTCGACGCCGACAGCGGGCTCCTCGACGTGGCCGCGCTCCGCCGCGCGGTCGCCTCGCCGGAGTTCGTGAACCGGCCCATGCTGGGGTCCTTCTCCGCGTGCAGCAACGTGACGGGAGTCGTCACGGACACGCGGCACATCGCGCGCGTCCTTCACGAGCATGGCGCCTTCGCGTGCTTCGACTTCGCCGCCAG TGGACCATACGTGAAGATTGACATGAAATCTGGTGAAATCGACGGCTACGACGCTGTCTTCTTGAGCCCACACAAATTTGTTGGTGGACCAGGCACACCAGGCATCCTTGTGATGAACAAAGCGCTGTACCGGCTCAACTCACAGCCTCCATCTACATGCGGTGGTGGCACCGTGTCCTACGTCAATGGCTTCAATGAGGAG GATACATTGTACTACGATGATATCGAGGAGCGGGAGGACGCAGGCACGCCACCAATCCTCCAGAAGATCCGTGCATCGCTCGCATTTTGGGTCAAGGAGTACATTGGGTATGACAGGATGAGCCTCAGGGAGCAGGTTTACTCCGAGATGGCAATGAAAAGGCTCGTCAGCAACCCAAACATAAGGGTTCTTGGCAACACGGATGTAGAACGCCTACCCATCTTCTCCTTCCTCATCTACCCTCCTGTCACCAACAATCCTTTGTctgaagctgctgctgctgatgagctTGGTTGCAAGCGTCTCCCACTCCATGGCCGTTTTGTCACCAGGCTTCTCAACGATCTTTTCGGCATCCAAGCAAGGGGTGGATGTGCTTGTGCAGGCCCTTATGGCCATACATTGCTTAACATCAAGAACGACCTCTCCCTTCGCATTCGGTCTGCCATTCTTGAG GGTTATAGTGGACTGAAGCCAGGATGGACCAGGTTAAGTTTTGCTTACTACCTCTCCAAGGAGGAGTTCAACTTCATCCTGGCCGCCATCGAGTTCATCGCGTTGTACGGCCACAGGTTCCTCCCTCTGTACAAATTCGACTGGATTACCGGTGACTGGACATTCCGGAAGCAGGCGATCAAGTACCATATCATGAAGGAGGAGCTGGCTCTTGCCACTGGTCTTCATCTCTTGGCTGAAAATGGCCAGCCAAAGGTTTCAGATAAATTGACGAAGAAACCTGGGGTTAGTCACGACAAGTTTGAGAGCTACTTAGAGCATGCCGAGAAAATAGCACTGTCGTTGCCAGATATTAGTCAGCAGACTGTCAGTATCCCAAGAGGAGTAGACCCTGACTTGGTTCTCTTTCATATATAG